A window of the Cicer arietinum cultivar CDC Frontier isolate Library 1 chromosome 6, Cicar.CDCFrontier_v2.0, whole genome shotgun sequence genome harbors these coding sequences:
- the LOC101510892 gene encoding uncharacterized protein: protein MGTKPYRYRCGDPGHLADKLDATKVTRPTAQGRVYRMNGRGVSCPNESFQGECEISCNILTVLFYSGATHSFILMDCVNLLKLYAITLLFDLSVTTAADKTLTTNTTCMYCFVVVLGRKFIVNLICLPLKNLDVIIGMDGLSYNFILLDCGRKTVIFRPRAF, encoded by the exons ATGGGAACTAAACCTTATCGCTATCGTTGTGGGGACCCTGGACATCTTGCTGATAAGT TGGATGCAACTAAAGTCACACGTCCAACCGCTCAAGGGCGAGTTTACCGAATGAATGGTCGAGGGGTCTCTTGTCCGAACGAATCCTTTCAAGGGGAGTGCGAAATCTCATGTAACATTCTAACCGTTCTTTTTTACTCTGGTGCAACACATTCATTCATTTTAATGGATTGTGTGAACCTATTGAAGTTGTATGCCATAAccttattgtttgatttgtctGTTACTACTGCTGCTGATAAGACTTTAACTACAAATACAACTTGTATGTATTGTTTTGTAGTTGTGTTAGGTAGGAAGTTTATTGTGAATCTCATTTGCCTGCCTCTTAAGAACCTTGATGTTATCATCGGTATGGATGGGTTGtcatacaattttattttgttagatTGTGGTCGTAAGACTGTAATTTTCCGACCCAGAGCTTTCTGA